The Ignavibacteriales bacterium genome contains the following window.
AATATCCTCGCGGGACCGCAAGCCGGAGCTGCGTTCGGTCTATATTCACTACTCGAAAAATCTGACCTTTTTGGAGCACTCATGGTAACAAATCCGTTTTGGATTGAGTATACACGCTCATATTTTCTTGAGCGAACGGAAAAATATACTCGTTCAGACTCTATTCAAAAGAAGTTCATGTTTATCACATACTGGGATAAAGAAGGATGGCAAGATCATCGTGGGGCGGTTAAAGCATTAAACAGTTTTTCAGAATTATTCAGCAAACAAAAATCCACAGATTTTGTCATGCATCTCAATTACATCCCGGACAATAAAGATTTTGTGCCTCCAATCGGTTTGAAGGAAGGGCTGCGGAAGTATTTTCAAAATTATAATCCCTCAAACTATTCAGAATTGAATACACTTTCGGATATTCAAAAATATTACCTTGCTCTTTCGAAAGAGTACGGTTTCGAGGTTGATATCCCGGAGATGATATTGGTTCGCAAAAGCGATGACCTACAGAATAGTGGAAATTTGAGCGAGGTCAAGAACATCCTCAATCATATTCTTAGCACTAATCCCGTATCGTTAAATGCCTTATCGAGAATGGCTAATTTACATCGGACGCTTGGAGAATACGATATTTCTATCAGTTACTTTAAGAAGTTATGTCAGATTAAACAAGAACCTTTCTTTGAGCGGCAGCTCCAATTATTGTTAAAGTTCAAAGATGAATCGGCGGTTTACATCTTAGAACCGATTCTAAATTCTTCAGGGACTGAAGCTATGTTTTTCAAGTATCGCGATCTTAAAAACTATCAGCAGAATAAAAGAAAGTTTGACGAAAGAGAATTTAATTCCTGGGGATATCGGTTATTGCAAAGAAGTGAAAATGAAAAAGCAATAGAAGTATTTAAATTGAATGCAGAGCTCTACTCGGAATCTGCAAATGTGTACGACAGTTTAGGCGAGGCATACATAAAAGCCGGCAACAAAGAACTTGCTATCAAGAATTATAAGAAATCGTTGATGTTGAATCCCGACAATGACAATACCAAAAAGATGTTGGAACGGCTGCAGAAGTAAAAAGTATTACATCATCGAAGAGTTGAGACTGAAATATCAAAAAAAAGAATTATAATGAAAAGA
Protein-coding sequences here:
- a CDS encoding tetratricopeptide repeat protein produces the protein MVTNPFWIEYTRSYFLERTEKYTRSDSIQKKFMFITYWDKEGWQDHRGAVKALNSFSELFSKQKSTDFVMHLNYIPDNKDFVPPIGLKEGLRKYFQNYNPSNYSELNTLSDIQKYYLALSKEYGFEVDIPEMILVRKSDDLQNSGNLSEVKNILNHILSTNPVSLNALSRMANLHRTLGEYDISISYFKKLCQIKQEPFFERQLQLLLKFKDESAVYILEPILNSSGTEAMFFKYRDLKNYQQNKRKFDEREFNSWGYRLLQRSENEKAIEVFKLNAELYSESANVYDSLGEAYIKAGNKELAIKNYKKSLMLNPDNDNTKKMLERLQK